Proteins from a genomic interval of bacterium:
- a CDS encoding alpha/beta hydrolase — protein MAAFTNRVVSTNGIRMAVRDEGRGPAVVLCHGFPELAYSWRFQVPALVEAGYRVLVPEQRGYGDTDRPDDVGTYDIHHLTGDLAGLLDACGIERAVFVGHDWGGLVTWQMPLLHPARTAGVVGVNTPYLPRGPMPPVQMIRAVFGDNHYIVHFQQPGVADAGLAKDVRRVFTQLMRRGVPLADVEAAMVARGGMPNMVEMVEEERHLGEPLLSEAALQPYVETFARTGFTGGLNWYRNMDRNWETTPQLDGARIGVPSLMIMAEWDAALRPELAAPMRGLVDDLEMHQIPRCGHWTQQEYPDELNRLLVDWLRRRFPLA, from the coding sequence ATGGCCGCCTTCACGAACCGCGTCGTCTCCACCAACGGCATCCGCATGGCGGTGCGCGACGAGGGCCGCGGCCCGGCCGTCGTGCTCTGCCACGGCTTCCCCGAGCTGGCGTACTCGTGGCGCTTCCAGGTGCCCGCGCTGGTCGAGGCCGGCTACCGCGTCCTCGTCCCCGAGCAGCGCGGCTACGGCGACACCGACCGGCCCGACGACGTCGGCACGTACGACATCCACCATCTCACCGGCGACCTCGCCGGGCTGCTCGACGCGTGCGGCATCGAGCGCGCCGTCTTCGTCGGCCACGACTGGGGCGGGCTCGTCACCTGGCAGATGCCGCTGCTGCATCCGGCGCGGACGGCGGGGGTCGTCGGCGTCAACACGCCGTACCTGCCGCGCGGGCCGATGCCGCCGGTGCAGATGATCCGCGCCGTCTTCGGCGACAATCACTACATCGTGCACTTCCAGCAGCCGGGCGTCGCCGACGCAGGGCTCGCGAAGGACGTGCGCCGCGTCTTCACGCAGCTCATGCGGCGCGGCGTGCCGCTCGCCGACGTCGAGGCCGCGATGGTCGCGCGCGGCGGCATGCCGAACATGGTCGAGATGGTCGAGGAGGAGCGGCACCTGGGCGAGCCGTTGCTCTCCGAGGCGGCGCTCCAGCCGTATGTCGAGACCTTCGCGCGCACGGGCTTCACCGGCGGCCTCAACTGGTACCGCAACATGGACCGCAACTGGGAGACGACGCCGCAGCTCGACGGCGCCCGCATCGGCGTGCCGTCGCTGATGATCATGGCGGAGTGGGACGCGGCGCTGCGGCCCGAGCTGGCCGCGCCGATGCGCGGGCTCGTCGACGACCTCGAGATGCACCAGATCCCCCGCTGCGGGCACTGGACGCAGCAGGAGTATCCGGACGAGCTGAACCGGCTCCTGGTCGACTGGCTGCGGCGGAGGTTCCCGCTCGCGTGA
- a CDS encoding quinone oxidoreductase, which produces MGRAVVVHATGGPEVLRVEDRDPGVPGPGQVRVRVAAAGVNFIDVYFRTGLYPRPVPFVSGLEGAGVVEAVGDGVESLRAGERVAWASVPGSYADVVLAVPDLLVRVPDGVSDEIAAAAMLQGMTAHYLVHGTRTTRHGDTALVHAAAGGVGLLLVQMLKAAGARVLATCSTEEKAALVREAGADDVVVYTHDPFTTAAHRFTGGTGVDVVYDAVGKTTFDGSLLSLRPRGLLVLYGQSSGPVPPFELRRLSEGGSLFVTRPSLAHYTATRAELEERAGAVLDAIAAGGLQVRIGDRFPLAQAAEAHRALEGRRTTGKVLLMPVPR; this is translated from the coding sequence ATGGGACGCGCCGTCGTCGTGCACGCAACCGGAGGCCCCGAGGTGCTCCGCGTCGAGGATCGGGACCCCGGGGTCCCCGGGCCCGGGCAGGTGCGCGTGCGCGTCGCCGCGGCGGGCGTCAACTTCATCGACGTCTACTTCCGCACCGGCCTGTACCCGCGGCCCGTACCGTTCGTGTCGGGTCTCGAGGGCGCGGGCGTGGTCGAGGCCGTCGGCGACGGCGTCGAATCGCTGCGCGCCGGCGAGCGCGTCGCGTGGGCCTCGGTGCCGGGCTCGTACGCCGACGTCGTGCTCGCCGTGCCCGACCTGCTCGTGCGCGTCCCGGACGGCGTGTCCGACGAGATCGCGGCCGCGGCGATGCTCCAGGGCATGACGGCGCACTACCTCGTGCACGGCACGCGCACGACGCGCCACGGCGACACGGCGCTCGTGCATGCGGCTGCCGGCGGCGTCGGGCTCCTCCTGGTGCAGATGCTGAAGGCGGCGGGCGCACGCGTCCTCGCGACCTGCTCGACGGAGGAGAAGGCGGCGCTCGTACGCGAGGCCGGCGCCGACGACGTCGTCGTCTACACCCACGACCCGTTCACCACCGCCGCGCACCGGTTCACGGGCGGCACCGGCGTCGACGTGGTGTACGACGCCGTCGGCAAGACCACGTTCGACGGTAGCCTCCTGTCGCTGCGCCCGCGCGGCCTGCTCGTCCTCTATGGCCAGTCGAGCGGCCCCGTGCCGCCGTTCGAGCTGCGCCGCCTCTCCGAGGGCGGCTCGCTCTTCGTCACGCGCCCCTCGCTCGCCCACTACACGGCGACACGCGCGGAGCTCGAGGAGCGCGCCGGCGCGGTGCTGGACGCAATCGCCGCCGGCGGGCTCCAGGTGCGCATCGGCGACCGCTTCCCGCTCGCGCAGGCCGCCGAGGCACATCGCGCCCTCGAGGGCCGACGCACCACGGGCAAGGTGCTGCTGATGCCGGTGCCGCGATGA
- a CDS encoding lipid-transfer protein, with protein sequence MGRKVFVVGVGMTKFEKPGSKAWDYPDMAKEAGEKALADAGIPYSAVEQACVGYCYGDSTCGQRAVYTLGLTGIPIYNVNNNCSTGSTALFMARQFVQGGLADCVLALGFEKMEKGSLGVKFTDRTNPMDKQFEVMVGLRGFAQAPPAPQFFGNAGREHMDRYGTTREQFAKIGHKNHKHSVNNPYSQFQDEYSLEDILSAPMVYDPLTKLQCCPTSDGAGAAILASEDFVKKHNLEDKAVEIAGMAMATDLPSTFDEKSCIKLIGFDMTKKAAQSVYEQSGLGPENVDVIELHDCFSANEMVTYEGLGLCPEGKAGSLIDSGAVTYGGKWVVNPSGGLISKGHPLGATGLAQCAELNWQIRGLAEKRQVPGAKVALQHNLGLGGAAVVTLYRKADIR encoded by the coding sequence ATGGGCCGTAAGGTTTTCGTAGTGGGCGTCGGCATGACGAAGTTCGAGAAGCCGGGCTCCAAGGCATGGGACTACCCGGACATGGCGAAGGAGGCCGGCGAGAAGGCGCTCGCGGACGCCGGCATCCCGTACAGCGCCGTCGAGCAGGCGTGCGTCGGCTACTGCTACGGTGACTCGACCTGCGGCCAGCGCGCCGTCTACACGCTCGGCCTCACCGGCATCCCGATCTACAACGTCAACAACAACTGCTCGACGGGCTCGACGGCGCTCTTCATGGCGCGCCAGTTCGTGCAGGGTGGCCTCGCCGACTGCGTCCTCGCCCTCGGCTTCGAGAAGATGGAGAAGGGCTCGCTCGGCGTGAAGTTCACCGACCGCACGAACCCGATGGACAAGCAGTTCGAGGTGATGGTCGGGCTGCGCGGCTTCGCGCAGGCGCCGCCGGCGCCGCAGTTCTTCGGCAACGCCGGCCGCGAGCACATGGACCGCTACGGCACGACGCGCGAGCAGTTCGCCAAGATCGGCCACAAGAACCACAAGCACTCGGTGAACAATCCGTACTCGCAGTTCCAGGACGAGTACTCCCTCGAGGACATCCTGAGCGCCCCGATGGTGTACGACCCGCTGACCAAGCTGCAGTGCTGTCCCACGTCCGACGGCGCCGGCGCCGCGATCCTTGCCAGCGAGGACTTCGTCAAGAAGCACAACCTCGAGGACAAGGCCGTGGAGATCGCCGGCATGGCGATGGCGACCGACCTGCCGAGCACGTTCGACGAGAAGAGCTGCATCAAGCTCATCGGCTTCGACATGACGAAGAAGGCCGCGCAGTCGGTCTACGAGCAGTCGGGCCTCGGGCCGGAGAACGTCGACGTCATCGAGCTGCACGACTGCTTCTCGGCCAACGAGATGGTGACCTACGAGGGCCTCGGCCTCTGCCCCGAGGGCAAGGCGGGCTCGCTCATCGACTCGGGCGCCGTCACCTACGGCGGAAAGTGGGTCGTGAACCCGTCGGGCGGCCTCATCTCCAAGGGCCACCCGCTCGGCGCCACCGGCCTCGCGCAGTGCGCGGAGCTCAACTGGCAGATCCGCGGCCTCGCCGAGAAGCGGCAGGTGCCGGGCGCGAAGGTCGCGCTGCAGCACAACCTCGGTCTCGGCGGCGCTGCCGTGGTCACGCTGTACCGCAAGGCCGACATCCGCTGA
- a CDS encoding nitroreductase family deazaflavin-dependent oxidoreductase, whose protein sequence is MTSPAAYRPPTGVAAWFNRLVRALGGLGLSLYGSRNLAVRGRRPGAWQVVPVNPLSHDGARYLVAPRGVTHWVRNLRAGGEAELRLGRRSEPIRALELDDADKPPILRAYLARWLFEVKEFFPGLGPDASDAALRAAAPRYPVFRIEPRA, encoded by the coding sequence ATGACGTCCCCCGCCGCCTACCGGCCGCCGACCGGCGTCGCCGCCTGGTTCAACCGTCTCGTGCGGGCGCTCGGAGGGCTCGGGCTGAGCCTCTACGGCTCGCGGAACCTCGCCGTGCGCGGCCGCCGCCCCGGCGCCTGGCAGGTCGTCCCGGTGAATCCGCTGTCGCACGACGGCGCCCGCTACCTGGTCGCGCCGCGCGGCGTGACCCACTGGGTGCGCAACCTGCGCGCCGGCGGCGAGGCCGAGCTGCGCCTCGGCCGGCGATCCGAGCCGATCCGGGCACTCGAGCTCGACGACGCCGACAAGCCGCCGATCCTGCGCGCCTACCTCGCACGGTGGCTCTTCGAGGTGAAGGAGTTCTTCCCGGGTCTCGGACCCGACGCGAGCGACGCGGCGCTGCGTGCCGCGGCGCCGCGATACCCCGTCTTCCGCATCGAGCCGCGCGCGTGA
- a CDS encoding GNAT family N-acetyltransferase, whose translation MKVRVLDGMRGVGREAWNALVGDDGSPFLEWDWLATLEDAGTVGAETGWLPQHLTLWEGERLIGACPLYVKGHSMGEFVFDQSWAAAAHRAGLRWYPKLLVAVPFTPVAGARFLAAPADHDRVTVALGSVLEELCGAQEFSSAHVNFCRPEDADALEARGWLRRSGYQYQWWNDGHRTFDDYLAGLRSKRRNQARRERRELDAQRVVIAAAVGAAIPDGLAGTMYRLYRTTVDTNAWGQRYLNPRFFELVLERFRERVCLILARQEGEIVAGTFNVQKGPALYGRYWGAFRPLRHLHFNVCYYAAVEHCIAHGLGRFEPGAGGEFKHLRGFDARVTTSMHWVAEPRLRRAIADYLARERAAVDAEVAWLDSNTARRRDGGDEEP comes from the coding sequence GTGAAGGTCCGAGTCCTCGACGGCATGCGGGGCGTCGGACGCGAGGCGTGGAACGCGCTCGTGGGCGACGACGGCTCGCCGTTCCTCGAGTGGGACTGGCTCGCGACGCTCGAGGACGCGGGCACGGTCGGCGCCGAGACGGGCTGGCTGCCGCAGCACCTGACGCTCTGGGAGGGAGAGCGGCTCATCGGCGCGTGCCCGCTCTACGTGAAGGGGCACAGCATGGGCGAGTTCGTTTTCGACCAGAGCTGGGCGGCGGCGGCCCATCGCGCGGGGCTGCGCTGGTATCCGAAGCTGCTCGTCGCGGTGCCGTTCACGCCGGTCGCCGGTGCACGCTTTCTCGCGGCGCCGGCGGATCACGACCGTGTCACCGTCGCGCTCGGCAGCGTTCTCGAGGAGCTGTGCGGAGCGCAGGAGTTCTCGTCGGCCCACGTGAACTTCTGTCGGCCCGAGGATGCAGACGCGCTCGAGGCGCGCGGCTGGCTGCGGCGCAGCGGCTACCAGTACCAGTGGTGGAACGACGGCCATCGCACCTTCGACGACTATCTCGCGGGCCTGCGCAGCAAGCGCCGCAACCAGGCGCGCCGGGAGCGCCGCGAGCTCGACGCCCAGCGGGTCGTCATTGCCGCGGCGGTCGGCGCGGCGATTCCGGACGGCCTCGCGGGCACCATGTACCGCCTCTACCGCACCACGGTGGACACCAACGCCTGGGGCCAGCGGTATCTGAACCCCCGCTTCTTCGAACTCGTGCTGGAGCGGTTCCGCGAGCGCGTGTGCCTGATCCTCGCCCGGCAGGAGGGCGAGATCGTCGCGGGCACCTTCAACGTCCAGAAGGGGCCGGCCCTCTACGGCCGCTACTGGGGCGCGTTCCGGCCCCTGCGCCACCTCCACTTCAACGTCTGCTACTACGCCGCCGTCGAGCACTGCATCGCGCACGGGCTCGGGCGCTTCGAGCCGGGAGCGGGCGGCGAGTTCAAGCACCTGCGCGGCTTCGATGCTCGCGTGACGACGAGCATGCACTGGGTCGCCGAGCCGCGTCTCCGCCGCGCCATCGCCGACTACCTCGCCCGCGAGCGCGCCGCCGTGGACGCCGAGGTGGCCTGGCTGGACAGCAACACCGCACGAAGGCGGGATGGTGGCGACGAGGAACCGTAG